One Phenylobacterium hankyongense DNA segment encodes these proteins:
- the gltX gene encoding glutamate--tRNA ligase gives MPDRPVVTRIAPSPTGSMHIGTARTALFNWLYARHTGGKFLLRVEDTDRERSTEAAVQVIFDGLSWLGLEADEPAVFQFARADLHRAAVDELLARGKAYRDYMSSEELEAERALARAEGRVVRSPWRDRSPNDAPDRPFAVRLKCPQEGETMIDDQVKGEVRFQNKDLDDLILLRSDGNPTYNLAVVVDDHDMGVTHVIRGDDHLNNAARQTLIYQALGWEVPVWAHLPLIHGPDGTKLSKRHGAQAVSEFDDMGYLPEAMRNYLAKLGWGHGDDEIFSDEQAIAWFDIRDVVGAPARLDWAKLNHLNNHYIRQADVARLVTLTAQIHKSRDWPLRDADLEILARTIPLVRDGAKTTLELADNTLFVLKQRPLELPEKILGLLTEETRARFARLRETLAATPAWTAPELEATLRAFAESEGVGLGKIGPALRGVLSGGSPAPDLAGSLVALGKHESLGRLDDALSHAA, from the coding sequence ATGCCCGACCGCCCCGTCGTCACCCGGATCGCCCCCTCGCCCACCGGCTCCATGCACATAGGCACGGCCCGGACGGCGCTTTTCAACTGGCTTTACGCCCGGCACACCGGCGGCAAGTTCCTGCTGCGCGTCGAGGACACCGATCGGGAGCGCTCCACCGAGGCCGCCGTGCAGGTGATCTTCGATGGTCTGAGCTGGCTCGGCCTTGAGGCCGACGAGCCGGCGGTGTTCCAGTTCGCCCGCGCCGATCTCCACCGCGCCGCGGTCGACGAACTGCTGGCCCGGGGCAAGGCCTATCGTGACTACATGAGCTCCGAGGAGCTCGAGGCCGAGCGCGCGCTCGCCCGCGCCGAAGGTCGCGTCGTCCGCTCGCCCTGGCGCGACCGCAGCCCCAACGACGCCCCCGATCGTCCGTTCGCCGTGCGGCTGAAGTGCCCGCAGGAGGGCGAGACCATGATCGACGACCAGGTGAAGGGCGAGGTCCGCTTCCAGAACAAGGACCTCGACGACCTCATCCTGCTGCGCTCCGACGGCAACCCCACCTACAACCTCGCCGTGGTGGTCGACGACCACGACATGGGCGTCACCCACGTGATCCGCGGCGACGACCACCTGAACAACGCCGCCCGCCAGACCCTGATCTACCAGGCGCTCGGCTGGGAGGTCCCGGTCTGGGCCCACCTGCCGCTGATCCACGGGCCAGACGGGACCAAGCTCTCCAAGCGCCACGGCGCCCAGGCGGTGAGCGAATTCGACGACATGGGCTACCTGCCGGAAGCCATGCGCAACTACCTCGCCAAGCTGGGCTGGGGCCACGGCGACGACGAGATCTTCTCCGACGAGCAGGCCATCGCCTGGTTCGACATCCGCGATGTGGTCGGCGCGCCGGCCCGGCTCGACTGGGCCAAGCTCAACCACCTCAACAACCACTACATCCGCCAGGCCGACGTCGCCCGGCTGGTGACGCTGACGGCGCAGATCCACAAGAGCCGCGACTGGCCGCTGCGCGACGCCGACCTGGAGATCCTGGCGCGGACCATTCCGCTGGTCCGCGACGGCGCCAAGACCACGCTCGAGCTCGCCGACAACACCCTGTTCGTGCTCAAGCAGCGGCCGCTGGAGCTGCCGGAGAAGATCCTGGGCCTGCTCACCGAGGAGACCCGCGCGCGCTTCGCACGCCTGCGCGAGACTCTGGCCGCAACCCCGGCCTGGACCGCTCCGGAGCTCGAGGCCACGCTTCGCGCGTTCGCGGAATCCGAGGGCGTCGGCCTGGGCAAGATCGGCCCCGCGCTGCGCGGCGTTCTCTCCGGAGGTTCACCCGCTCCCGACCTTGCGGGAAGCCTTGTTGCGCTTGGGAAACACGAAAGCCTGGGCCGGCTTGACGACGCGCTTTCGCACGCTGCGTAA